In Vagococcus hydrophili, one DNA window encodes the following:
- a CDS encoding DUF1542 domain-containing protein, with protein sequence MEQWKQKVLRMETVNKKKMKKSRLGWVIASMSILGLSGVIAPGVALATLPEKTVETIAVTETATTNSTEEIKLVDSNNKQVINIETIKETAKKDLTEQFKIKETEISELQALTAEQKNEAKTSLSTKQTQFTKDILTLSSEQEITDRIKLEKEQLSELLVTYQNLNEENQKIVTETTKPTTEQSKDEVKEPAQTLQSEEKEVTKEAPKMSARAASAPVATERAIDNSYKYPEKETYKHTVLPRGSRSTSLNIPTVEGFTIGSKQVAFNLTNSYPETFTPNKMYAIGVTINGVTEWYNNYGNSYDIKMTGTMQYAITPRGQLEKILASKDSYNPNTKISIVLQYRSSDDIKYMFSDPITPKIVDPYITTEREKMKERVTNSVDLTETEKKQLLAQIDGETLNDRAQTDQFVKKYNDLIDKSEAKNRLTEKSTEIKAKIDQFVGISAEEKEQAKAEIDKLLTTGLEKIEAAENATDVETQENSYKDQMDTIYKELEAKDKKNMEQAKEKATADLTKKADEAKAIIDGLSNLSTEEKTKQKLAVDKELEVGTKAINDATTPEEIKTAQTTGEGNIDKVVTDSELQDAKNKAKKELEEKATLTKAAIDKLTGVSAEEKEKAKSEIEKVLEAGKKAIDDADKTDAVTTQTTEHKDQMDTIYNNLSAENDKNIEQAKEKATAELTKKAEEAKIAIDALPNLSTEEKAKQKAEVDKDLEAGTKAINEATTPEGITTAQTKGENNIEKEVKDSELQDAKNKGKKELEDKAKSTKDAIDKLVGLSDEEKAKGKAEIDKLLETGLTNIQKSENETDAGKELTTSKGQMDDVYNGLVTDSNKNIEQAKEKATAELTKKAEEAKKISVI encoded by the coding sequence ATGGAGCAATGGAAACAGAAAGTTTTAAGAATGGAAACGGTTAATAAAAAGAAAATGAAGAAATCGAGGTTAGGTTGGGTTATTGCCTCTATGTCGATTTTAGGTTTATCAGGAGTTATTGCACCTGGAGTGGCATTAGCAACATTGCCAGAAAAAACAGTGGAAACTATAGCTGTAACTGAAACGGCAACCACTAATAGTACTGAAGAAATCAAACTGGTTGATTCTAATAATAAACAAGTAATTAATATAGAAACGATAAAAGAAACTGCTAAGAAAGACCTAACTGAACAGTTTAAAATAAAAGAGACAGAAATTAGTGAATTACAAGCTTTGACAGCAGAACAAAAAAATGAAGCAAAGACTTCTTTAAGTACAAAACAGACACAATTTACGAAAGATATTTTAACTTTATCAAGTGAACAAGAAATAACGGATAGAATTAAATTAGAAAAAGAACAATTGTCAGAATTATTAGTAACTTATCAAAATCTCAATGAAGAGAATCAAAAAATAGTAACAGAAACAACGAAGCCAACAACTGAACAATCAAAAGATGAAGTCAAAGAACCAGCCCAAACACTACAAAGTGAAGAAAAAGAAGTAACTAAAGAAGCTCCAAAAATGAGTGCCAGAGCAGCAAGTGCACCGGTTGCTACAGAAAGAGCAATTGATAATAGTTATAAATATCCAGAAAAAGAAACGTACAAACATACTGTATTACCACGAGGATCTAGATCTACAAGTTTAAATATACCAACTGTTGAAGGCTTTACAATTGGTTCAAAACAAGTGGCATTTAATCTTACTAATTCGTATCCAGAAACATTTACACCAAATAAAATGTATGCGATTGGTGTGACAATTAATGGGGTGACTGAATGGTATAACAACTATGGCAATAGCTATGACATTAAAATGACAGGAACTATGCAATACGCCATTACACCTAGAGGACAGCTAGAGAAAATTTTAGCTAGTAAAGATAGTTATAACCCAAACACTAAGATTAGTATTGTTTTACAATACCGTTCATCAGATGACATAAAATATATGTTTTCAGATCCAATCACACCTAAAATAGTAGATCCGTATATTACTACAGAACGTGAAAAAATGAAGGAAAGAGTTACCAATAGTGTTGATTTAACAGAAACAGAAAAAAAACAATTACTTGCTCAAATTGACGGTGAAACGCTAAATGATCGTGCTCAAACAGATCAATTTGTTAAAAAATATAATGACTTGATTGACAAATCAGAAGCTAAAAATAGATTAACAGAAAAATCAACAGAAATTAAAGCAAAGATTGATCAATTTGTAGGGATTTCTGCTGAAGAAAAAGAACAAGCTAAAGCTGAAATAGACAAATTATTAACAACTGGTTTAGAAAAAATTGAAGCAGCTGAGAATGCTACTGATGTAGAAACGCAAGAGAATTCTTATAAAGATCAAATGGATACAATTTATAAGGAGTTAGAAGCAAAAGATAAGAAAAATATGGAACAAGCAAAAGAAAAAGCTACAGCAGATTTAACGAAAAAAGCAGATGAAGCAAAAGCAATAATTGATGGACTATCTAACTTATCAACAGAAGAAAAAACGAAACAAAAATTAGCTGTGGATAAAGAATTAGAAGTAGGCACAAAAGCTATCAATGATGCAACAACACCAGAGGAAATTAAAACAGCTCAAACAACAGGTGAGGGTAACATTGACAAAGTAGTGACAGATAGTGAATTACAAGATGCAAAAAATAAAGCAAAAAAAGAGTTAGAAGAAAAAGCTACATTAACAAAAGCAGCCATTGATAAATTAACAGGTGTATCAGCAGAAGAGAAAGAAAAAGCAAAATCTGAAATTGAAAAAGTTTTAGAAGCAGGTAAAAAAGCAATTGATGATGCAGACAAAACAGATGCTGTGACAACACAAACGACTGAACATAAAGACCAAATGGACACAATCTATAATAATTTGTCAGCTGAAAATGATAAAAATATCGAACAAGCGAAAGAAAAGGCAACCGCTGAATTAACGAAAAAAGCTGAAGAAGCAAAAATAGCAATTGACGCACTACCAAACTTATCAACAGAAGAAAAAGCGAAACAAAAAGCTGAAGTAGATAAAGATTTAGAAGCAGGCACAAAAGCAATTAATGAAGCCACAACCCCAGAAGGAATTACAACAGCCCAAACAAAAGGCGAAAACAACATTGAAAAAGAAGTAAAAGATAGTGAATTACAAGACGCTAAAAACAAAGGGAAAAAAGAATTAGAAGATAAGGCTAAATCAACAAAAGATGCCATTGATAAATTAGTTGGTTTATCTGATGAAGAAAAAGCAAAAGGCAAAGCTGAAATCGATAAATTGTTAGAAACCGGCTTAACAAACATCCAAAAGTCAGAAAATGAAACAGATGCTGGAAAAGAATTGACAACAAGCAAAGGTCAAATGGATGATGTTTATAACGGTTTAGTAACAGATAGTAATAAGAACATCGAACAGGCTAAAGAAAAAGCAACGGCTGAATTAACTAAAAAAGCAGAAGAAGCGAAAAAAATATCGGTGATTTAA
- a CDS encoding DUF1542 domain-containing protein, producing the protein MKKELEEKAKSTKDAIDKLVGLSDEEKAKGKAEIDKLLETGLTNIQKAENEADAGKELTTSKGQMDDVYNGLVTDSNKNIEQAKEKATSELTKKAEEAKKAIDALTNLSDEEKAKQKAKVDKDLEAGTKAINDAKTPEAITTAQTKGENNIEKEVKDSELQDTKNKMKKELEEKAKSTKDAIDKLVGLSDEEKVKGKAEIDKLLETGLTNIQKAENETDAGKELTTSKGQMDDVYNGLVTDSNKNIEQAKEKATAELTKKAEEAKKAIDALTNLSDEEKAKQIAEVDKDLETGTKAINDATTPEGITTAQTKGENNIEKEVKDSELQDAKNKAKKELVEKAKSTKDAIDKLVGLSDEEKVKGKAEIDKLLETGLTNIQKAENEADAWKELTTSKGQMDDVYNGLVTDSNKNIEQAKEKATAELKTKAEEAKKAIDALMNLSEEEKAKQKAKVDKDLEAGTKAINEATTPEGITTAQKTGESNIEKEVTDSELQDAKNKAKKELEDKAKSTKDAIDKLVGLSDEEKVKGKAEIDKLLETGLTNIQKAENETDAGKELTTSKGQMDDVYNGLVTDSNKNIEQAKEKATSELTKKAEEAKKAIDALTNLSDEEKAKQIAEVDKDLETGTKAINDATTPEGITTAQATGEGNIEKEVTDSKLQNTKNAAKKELEEKAKSTKVAIDKLTGVSAEEKEKAKSEIEKVLEAGLKAITDANSSEDVATQTTDHKGQMDTIYNNLVAENDKNIEQAKEKAIAELTKKSEEAKKAIDALTNLSDEEKAKQKAEVDKELEAGKKAINEAVTPEAITTAQTTGEGNINKEVTDSKLQDTKNKGKKELEDKAKSTKDAIDKLVGLSDEEKEKGKAEIDKLLETGLTNIDKAENADAVTTQVTTSKGQMDDVYNGLVTDSNKNIEQAKEKATAELKTKAEEAKKAIDALTNLSDEEKAKQKAEVDKDLEAGTKAINEATTPEGITTAQATGEGNIEKEVTDSKLQDAKNKAKKELEDKATSTKAAIDKLTGISTAEKEKAKAEIDKLLATGLAGIDKAKDATEVTAQVTTSKGQMDDIYNGLVAESNKNIEQAKEKATAELTKKAEEAKKAIDALTNLSDEEKAKQKAEVDKELEAGKKAINEATTLEGITTAQTKGEGNIDKEVTDSKLQDAKNKGKKELKEKATSTKDAIDKLVGLSEEEKAKAKTEIDKLLETGLTNIDKAENADAVTTQVTTSKGQMDDVYNGLVTDSNKNIEQAKEKATSELTKKAEEAKKVIDALTNLSDEEKAKQKAEVDKELEAGKKAINEATTPEGITTAQTKGEANIEKVVTNSKLQDAKNAAKKELKEKAELTKKAIDKLTNLSDKEKEAAKSEIDKLLEQGLKAIEESVKLEDIAKELKDSKKQMDTVYNKLLNKGTTGGKGQGTTNVVGSSNGNQKTPGSKSRLPRTNEVTNPNLAILGSLLLTTSIIFSLAKRNKEVE; encoded by the coding sequence ATGAAAAAAGAGTTAGAAGAAAAAGCTAAATCAACAAAAGATGCCATTGATAAATTAGTTGGTTTATCAGATGAAGAAAAAGCAAAAGGCAAAGCTGAAATCGATAAATTATTAGAAACAGGCTTAACAAATATTCAAAAAGCAGAAAATGAAGCAGATGCTGGGAAAGAGTTAACAACAAGCAAAGGTCAAATGGATGATGTTTATAACGGTTTAGTAACAGATAGTAATAAGAACATCGAACAAGCCAAAGAAAAAGCAACGTCTGAATTAACGAAAAAGGCCGAAGAAGCGAAAAAAGCCATTGATGCTTTAACCAACTTATCTGATGAAGAAAAAGCGAAACAAAAAGCAAAAGTAGATAAAGATTTAGAAGCAGGCACAAAAGCTATCAATGATGCAAAAACCCCAGAAGCGATTACAACAGCTCAAACAAAAGGCGAAAACAACATTGAAAAAGAAGTAAAAGATAGTGAGTTACAAGATACAAAAAATAAAATGAAAAAAGAGTTAGAAGAAAAAGCTAAATCAACAAAAGATGCCATTGATAAATTAGTTGGTTTATCTGATGAAGAAAAAGTAAAAGGCAAAGCTGAAATCGATAAATTGTTAGAAACCGGCTTAACAAACATCCAAAAAGCAGAAAATGAAACAGATGCTGGGAAAGAATTGACAACAAGTAAAGGTCAAATGGACGATGTTTACAATGGTTTAGTAACAGATAGTAATAAAAACATTGAACAGGCCAAAGAAAAAGCAACGGCTGAATTAACGAAAAAGGCCGAAGAAGCGAAAAAAGCCATTGATGCTTTAACGAACTTATCAGATGAAGAAAAAGCGAAACAAATCGCTGAAGTGGATAAAGATTTAGAGACTGGAACTAAAGCCATCAATGACGCAACAACCCCAGAAGGAATTACAACAGCCCAAACAAAAGGCGAAAACAACATTGAAAAAGAAGTAAAAGATAGTGAATTACAAGACGCTAAAAATAAAGCGAAAAAAGAGTTAGTAGAAAAAGCTAAATCAACAAAAGATGCCATTGATAAATTAGTTGGTTTATCTGATGAAGAAAAAGTAAAAGGCAAAGCTGAAATCGATAAATTATTAGAAACAGGCTTAACAAATATTCAAAAAGCAGAAAATGAAGCAGATGCTTGGAAAGAGTTAACAACAAGCAAAGGTCAAATGGATGATGTTTATAACGGCTTAGTAACAGATAGCAATAAAAATATCGAACAAGCGAAAGAAAAAGCAACTGCTGAATTAAAAACAAAAGCAGAAGAAGCGAAAAAAGCCATTGATGCTTTAATGAACTTATCAGAAGAAGAAAAAGCGAAACAAAAAGCAAAAGTAGATAAAGATTTAGAAGCAGGCACAAAAGCTATCAATGAAGCAACAACGCCAGAAGGCATTACAACAGCTCAAAAAACAGGTGAAAGTAACATTGAAAAAGAAGTAACAGATAGTGAGTTACAAGATGCAAAAAACAAAGCGAAAAAAGAGTTAGAAGACAAAGCTAAATCAACAAAAGATGCCATTGATAAATTAGTTGGTTTATCTGATGAAGAAAAAGTAAAAGGTAAAGCTGAAATCGATAAATTGTTAGAAACCGGCTTAACAAACATCCAAAAAGCAGAAAATGAAACAGATGCTGGAAAAGAATTAACAACAAGCAAAGGTCAAATGGATGATGTTTATAACGGTTTAGTAACAGATAGTAATAAGAACATCGAACAAGCCAAAGAAAAAGCAACGTCTGAATTAACGAAAAAGGCCGAAGAAGCGAAAAAAGCCATTGATGCTTTAACGAACTTATCAGATGAAGAAAAAGCGAAACAAATCGCTGAAGTGGATAAAGATTTAGAGACTGGAACTAAAGCCATCAATGACGCAACAACCCCAGAAGGAATTACAACAGCCCAAGCAACAGGTGAAGGTAACATTGAAAAAGAAGTGACAGATAGTAAACTACAAAACACTAAAAACGCTGCAAAAAAAGAATTAGAAGAAAAAGCTAAATCAACAAAAGTAGCGATTGATAAATTAACAGGTGTATCTGCAGAAGAGAAAGAAAAAGCTAAATCAGAAATTGAAAAAGTCTTAGAAGCAGGCTTAAAAGCAATCACTGATGCCAATTCATCAGAAGATGTAGCTACACAAACAACTGATCATAAAGGTCAAATGGACACAATCTATAATAATTTAGTTGCTGAAAATGATAAAAACATCGAACAGGCCAAAGAAAAAGCCATCGCTGAATTAACGAAAAAGTCCGAAGAAGCGAAAAAAGCCATTGATGCTTTAACGAACTTGTCAGATGAAGAAAAAGCGAAACAAAAAGCTGAAGTCGATAAAGAGTTAGAAGCAGGTAAAAAAGCGATCAATGAGGCTGTGACCCCAGAAGCCATTACGACTGCTCAAACAACAGGTGAAGGTAATATTAATAAAGAAGTAACCGATAGCAAATTACAAGACACTAAAAACAAAGGGAAAAAAGAGTTAGAAGACAAAGCTAAATCGACAAAAGATGCCATTGATAAATTAGTTGGTTTATCTGATGAAGAAAAAGAAAAAGGCAAAGCTGAAATCGATAAATTGTTAGAAACCGGCTTAACAAATATCGATAAGGCAGAAAATGCTGATGCTGTTACTACTCAAGTAACAACGAGTAAAGGTCAAATGGATGATGTTTATAACGGTTTAGTAACAGATAGCAATAAAAATATCGAACAAGCGAAAGAAAAAGCAACTGCTGAATTAAAAACAAAGGCCGAAGAAGCGAAAAAAGCCATTGATGCTTTAACGAACTTATCAGATGAAGAAAAAGCAAAACAAAAAGCAGAAGTGGATAAAGATTTAGAGGCTGGAACTAAAGCGATCAATGAAGCCACAACTCCAGAAGGAATTACAACGGCCCAAGCAACAGGTGAAGGTAACATTGAAAAAGAAGTGACAGATAGTAAATTACAAGACGCTAAAAATAAAGCGAAAAAAGAGTTAGAGGACAAAGCAACATCAACAAAAGCCGCAATAGATAAATTAACAGGGATTTCAACAGCAGAGAAAGAAAAAGCCAAAGCTGAAATCGACAAGTTATTAGCAACAGGTTTAGCAGGGATTGACAAAGCTAAAGATGCTACTGAAGTAACAGCTCAAGTAACGACAAGTAAAGGTCAAATGGATGATATTTACAACGGATTAGTAGCAGAAAGTAATAAAAATATCGAACAGGCCAAAGAAAAAGCAACAGCTGAGTTAACTAAAAAGGCCGAAGAAGCGAAAAAAGCGATCGATGCTTTAACTAACTTATCAGATGAAGAAAAAGCGAAACAAAAGGCTGAAGTCGATAAAGAATTAGAAGCAGGTAAAAAAGCAATCAATGAAGCCACAACCCTAGAAGGCATTACAACAGCCCAAACAAAAGGTGAGGGTAATATTGATAAAGAAGTAACAGATAGCAAATTACAAGACGCTAAAAACAAAGGGAAAAAAGAGTTAAAAGAAAAAGCAACATCAACAAAAGATGCCATTGATAAATTAGTTGGTTTATCAGAGGAAGAGAAAGCAAAAGCAAAAACCGAAATCGATAAATTATTAGAAACAGGCTTAACAAATATCGATAAGGCAGAAAATGCTGATGCTGTTACTACTCAAGTAACAACGAGTAAAGGTCAAATGGATGATGTTTATAACGGCTTAGTAACAGATAGCAATAAAAATATTGAACAAGCTAAAGAAAAAGCAACGTCTGAATTAACGAAAAAAGCCGAAGAAGCGAAAAAAGTGATTGATGCTTTAACGAACTTATCAGATGAAGAAAAAGCGAAACAAAAAGCTGAAGTAGATAAAGAATTAGAAGCAGGTAAAAAAGCGATCAATGAAGCCACAACTCCAGAAGGCATTACAACAGCGCAAACAAAAGGTGAAGCTAACATTGAAAAAGTAGTGACGAATAGTAAACTACAAGACGCTAAAAATGCTGCTAAAAAAGAATTAAAAGAAAAAGCAGAATTAACGAAAAAAGCAATTGATAAATTAACAAACCTTTCTGACAAAGAAAAAGAAGCTGCTAAGTCAGAAATTGACAAGCTGTTAGAACAAGGACTTAAGGCAATTGAAGAAAGTGTTAAATTAGAAGACATTGCTAAAGAATTGAAAGATAGCAAAAAACAAATGGATACTGTTTACAACAAACTCTTAAATAAAGGAACAACAGGAGGCAAAGGTCAAGGGACAACAAATGTTGTGGGATCTTCAAATGGAAACCAAAAAACACCAGGAAGTAAATCAAGACTTCCAAGAACCAATGAAGTGACCAATCCAAACCTAGCTATTTTAGGTAGTTTATTGTTAACAACATCAATTATATTTTCACTTGCTAAAAGAAATAAAGAAGTAGAATAG
- the gnd gene encoding phosphogluconate dehydrogenase (NAD(+)-dependent, decarboxylating), whose amino-acid sequence MKIKIIGLGKMGLNLVSNLVGNKHEVICYDINESSREAAKELGAHPTEDLTSFFNTNKEEQNIYWMMLPSGKITEEMILTCQDNLNKDDILIDGGNSKFADSIYHYHLLKEKGIHFLDVGTSGGMSGARDGACMMVGGNQEIFKKIEQLFKDLCVDNGYLYCGEAGSGHYLKMVHNGIEYGMMQAIGEGFNLLHHSRYDYDLEQVARVFNNGSVVRSWLMELTEKALMENPTMEGISGQVPSSGEGKWTVEEMLELGQSAPVITQSLLTRYASMDEEKYGEKIIASLRNQFGGHVIPKD is encoded by the coding sequence ATGAAGATTAAAATTATCGGTTTAGGAAAAATGGGCTTAAATTTAGTGAGTAACCTTGTCGGAAACAAACATGAAGTTATTTGTTACGATATCAATGAATCTTCACGAGAGGCAGCAAAAGAATTAGGCGCGCACCCAACAGAAGATTTAACATCTTTCTTTAACACCAATAAAGAAGAACAAAATATTTATTGGATGATGTTGCCATCAGGTAAAATTACAGAAGAGATGATTTTAACTTGCCAAGATAACTTAAACAAGGACGATATCTTAATTGATGGCGGTAACTCAAAATTTGCTGATAGCATTTATCATTATCACTTATTAAAAGAAAAAGGCATTCATTTCTTAGACGTAGGAACATCAGGTGGTATGAGTGGTGCTCGTGATGGGGCTTGTATGATGGTTGGTGGTAATCAGGAAATCTTCAAAAAAATTGAACAACTTTTCAAAGATTTATGTGTGGATAATGGCTATCTATATTGCGGAGAAGCTGGTAGTGGTCACTACTTAAAAATGGTTCACAATGGGATTGAGTACGGGATGATGCAAGCAATCGGAGAAGGATTCAACTTGTTACATCATTCTCGCTATGATTACGATTTAGAGCAAGTTGCTCGTGTTTTCAATAACGGCTCAGTCGTTCGTAGTTGGTTAATGGAATTAACAGAGAAAGCATTAATGGAAAACCCAACAATGGAAGGCATCAGCGGTCAAGTGCCATCATCAGGTGAAGGTAAGTGGACAGTGGAAGAAATGTTAGAACTAGGACAATCTGCTCCAGTGATTACGCAATCTTTATTAACGCGTTATGCTTCCATGGATGAAGAAAAATACGGCGAAAAAATAATAGCATCACTTAGAAATCAATTTGGTGGACATGTGATACCTAAAGATTAA
- a CDS encoding LPXTG cell wall anchor domain-containing protein, producing MRKGKFFFSMVLVLFCFLNFFYPQVTVNGTNVGITFDEGTQESTVKKEEPQKKIKKRQDLPQTGEIIASLIMILLGMMLVMTTIGIYLFNLIFYENYLQEI from the coding sequence ATGAGAAAGGGAAAATTTTTTTTTAGTATGGTATTAGTATTATTTTGCTTTCTTAATTTTTTTTATCCACAAGTGACGGTAAATGGTACCAATGTAGGGATTACATTTGATGAGGGGACACAAGAATCTACAGTAAAAAAAGAGGAACCTCAAAAAAAAATAAAGAAAAGACAGGATTTACCACAAACTGGTGAGATTATCGCATCCTTAATTATGATTCTACTTGGAATGATGCTTGTTATGACAACCATTGGAATTTATTTGTTTAATTTAATTTTTTATGAGAATTACTTACAAGAGATATAA
- a CDS encoding DUF916 and DUF3324 domain-containing protein — MKNKALIILFIVLGICGMKEKQVVATENQNDVGFYVTPVTPATQLDLSRSFFYVKTEPEKEQILKVNVTNTTKEEKTIEINIANAMSTENGQIDFQEVLVKETSLKNSVEELITTKDKEITLKSDETKTVEFSMKPSKDHYEGVKMGAITFKNKSGEEANGMVSVYNSYKIDVVLSENGDDFRNGEVLKLKKVGPELNKGRKVIQAEIQNPESKLVRNLEIKAKLIDKKNNKEIKNIHTIDYGLAPNSVLPFIFDLGLSNIKPGEYKVKMTITNVDNQWDLEKDFKINNEQAKKLNDESPFRINTPQWVKFLSILLGISVVVIIIILIKRKNKWQKESKHRKSRRKKGKKRK; from the coding sequence ATGAAGAATAAAGCACTGATTATTCTTTTTATAGTACTAGGAATTTGTGGTATGAAGGAAAAACAAGTGGTAGCAACAGAAAACCAAAACGATGTTGGTTTTTATGTGACACCTGTCACACCAGCAACACAACTTGATTTAAGTAGAAGTTTTTTTTATGTTAAGACGGAACCTGAAAAAGAACAAATTTTAAAAGTTAATGTAACAAATACAACCAAGGAAGAAAAAACAATTGAAATTAATATTGCTAATGCGATGTCTACAGAAAATGGACAAATTGATTTTCAAGAGGTTTTGGTTAAAGAGACGTCACTTAAAAATTCAGTAGAAGAATTAATTACAACAAAAGACAAGGAAATAACTTTAAAATCTGATGAAACCAAAACAGTTGAATTCTCTATGAAACCTTCAAAAGACCACTATGAAGGCGTTAAAATGGGTGCTATTACATTTAAGAACAAATCTGGAGAAGAAGCTAATGGTATGGTTTCAGTATACAATTCTTATAAAATTGATGTTGTTTTGTCCGAAAATGGTGATGATTTTAGAAATGGTGAAGTTTTAAAATTAAAAAAAGTAGGACCTGAATTGAATAAGGGGCGAAAAGTGATTCAAGCGGAAATTCAAAATCCTGAATCCAAGCTCGTTAGAAATTTAGAAATAAAAGCTAAACTTATTGATAAAAAGAATAACAAAGAAATAAAAAATATCCATACCATTGATTATGGATTAGCTCCCAATTCAGTTCTACCTTTTATCTTTGATTTAGGTCTTAGTAATATAAAGCCTGGTGAATATAAAGTGAAAATGACCATTACTAATGTCGATAATCAATGGGATTTAGAGAAAGATTTTAAAATTAATAACGAACAAGCTAAAAAGTTAAATGATGAGAGTCCATTTAGAATTAATACACCTCAGTGGGTAAAATTTCTAAGTATCTTACTTGGAATTAGTGTAGTAGTCATTATTATAATTTTAATAAAACGTAAAAATAAGTGGCAAAAGGAATCGAAACATCGAAAAAGTAGAAGGAAGAAAGGAAAAAAAAGAAAATGA